In one window of Streptomyces showdoensis DNA:
- a CDS encoding BCCT family transporter, with translation MSTEPIDQTSGEGPGPAPSPGPDAKVIALGMAVVVGVVGWAALGKDSFDSASSSALNWVLSNFAWLFVTAADVFLVLCVVIALSRYGRIRLGADDSEPEFTNLAWIAMMFSAGMGIGLMFYGVGEPLQHFLSPPPASGVPPQSGEAARTALEYSFFHWTLTPWAIYGIAGLALAYAGFRKGRGNTLSAAFVPLMGERRARSWPGKAIDLLAVFATVFGTATSLGLGALQVAEGLNLTMGVKDSTATELIIIVSLSAAFVLSAFSGLHKGVKWLSTLNIVLAGCMALFVFLIGPTVYVLDTIPASVGGYLHQLLPMASRTGAFTDRAWLGAWTIFYWAWWLSWAPFVGTFIARISRGRTVREFLFGVLLVPSGATVIWFCVMGGTAIRLQSTGEADLASAVKDGPEASLFAMLDALPIGTVTSYLAMLLVMTYFVTSADSASLVMGSLTSRGALDPPTWLVVAWGVLMAAVAAVLLVAGGLSSLQTATILVALPFVLVMLGLCWALLKELREDPGAGPARHQALHGVRDAVRAAVGEAITEQGPSRHHRLRRAAKSRTGGEDG, from the coding sequence ATGAGTACGGAACCGATCGATCAAACATCAGGAGAAGGCCCTGGTCCGGCCCCCTCCCCCGGCCCCGACGCGAAAGTCATCGCCCTCGGCATGGCGGTCGTCGTCGGCGTGGTCGGCTGGGCGGCCCTCGGCAAGGACTCCTTCGACAGCGCCTCCTCCTCCGCCCTGAACTGGGTCCTGTCGAATTTCGCCTGGCTCTTCGTGACCGCCGCCGACGTCTTCCTGGTGCTGTGCGTGGTGATCGCGCTGAGCCGTTACGGCCGTATCCGGCTCGGCGCCGACGATTCGGAGCCGGAATTCACCAATCTCGCCTGGATCGCGATGATGTTCAGCGCCGGAATGGGCATCGGCCTGATGTTCTACGGCGTGGGCGAACCGCTCCAGCACTTCCTGAGCCCGCCACCGGCGAGCGGGGTGCCGCCGCAGTCCGGGGAGGCGGCCCGGACGGCCCTGGAGTACTCGTTCTTCCACTGGACGCTCACCCCGTGGGCGATCTACGGCATCGCGGGCCTCGCCCTGGCCTACGCGGGCTTCCGCAAGGGGCGCGGCAACACCCTCAGCGCCGCCTTCGTCCCGCTGATGGGCGAGCGCAGGGCCCGGTCCTGGCCGGGCAAGGCGATCGACCTGCTCGCGGTCTTCGCGACGGTCTTCGGCACGGCGACCAGCCTGGGGCTCGGCGCGCTCCAGGTCGCCGAGGGCCTGAACCTGACGATGGGGGTGAAGGACTCCACGGCCACCGAGCTGATCATCATCGTCTCGCTGTCGGCGGCCTTCGTCCTCTCGGCCTTCTCCGGCCTGCACAAGGGCGTGAAGTGGCTCTCCACGCTGAACATCGTGCTCGCCGGCTGCATGGCGCTCTTCGTCTTCCTGATCGGCCCCACCGTCTACGTCCTCGACACCATCCCGGCCTCGGTCGGCGGCTACCTGCACCAGCTGCTGCCGATGGCCAGCCGCACCGGGGCGTTCACGGACCGGGCCTGGCTGGGCGCCTGGACGATCTTCTACTGGGCGTGGTGGCTGTCCTGGGCCCCCTTCGTCGGCACCTTCATCGCCCGCATCTCGCGCGGCCGGACCGTGCGGGAGTTCCTCTTCGGGGTGCTGCTCGTGCCCTCGGGGGCGACGGTCATCTGGTTCTGCGTGATGGGCGGCACCGCGATCCGGCTGCAGTCCACCGGCGAGGCGGACCTGGCGAGCGCGGTCAAGGACGGCCCGGAGGCCTCGCTGTTCGCGATGCTCGACGCGCTGCCGATCGGCACGGTCACCTCGTACCTGGCGATGCTCCTGGTGATGACCTACTTCGTGACCAGCGCCGACTCGGCCTCCCTGGTGATGGGCTCGCTGACCAGCAGGGGCGCGCTGGACCCGCCGACCTGGCTGGTGGTGGCCTGGGGCGTGCTGATGGCCGCGGTCGCGGCGGTGCTGCTGGTGGCGGGCGGACTCAGCTCGCTGCAGACGGCGACCATCCTGGTCGCGCTGCCCTTCGTACTGGTGATGCTGGGCCTGTGCTGGGCCCTCCTGAAGGAGCTCCGCGAGGACCCGGGCGCGGGCCCGGCCCGGCACCAGGCGCTGCACGGGGTGCGGGACGCGGTCCGGGCGGCGGTCGGCGAGGCGATCACCGAGCAGGGTCCGTCCCGGCACCACCGGCTGCGCCGGGCGGCGAAGTCCCGTACCGGCGGCGAGGACGGCTGA
- a CDS encoding glycerate kinase yields the protein MTDGAVTEVARVLVAADKFKGSLTAVQVAERVTAGLRQVVPELEVETLPVADGGDGTVAAAVAAGFERHEVTVTGPLGEPVTAAFALRGTTAVVEMAEASGLQLLPAGVFAPLTATTYGSGELLRAALDAGADTIVFGVGGSATTDGGAGMLAALGAVFLDADGAPVGPGGGALAGLASADLSGVDPRFAAVDLVLASDVDNPLTGPKGCAAVYGPQKGATPEDVAALDAALAHYARILEKAIGPKAAELAASPGAGGAGGIGYGALLLDASFRPGIELMLEVLGFAPALERATLVITGEGSLDEQTLHGKAPAGVAAAARAAGKEVVAVCGRLALPPEALGSAGIRRAYPLTDLEPEPAKSMADAGPLLERVAANIARDFLR from the coding sequence GTGACGGACGGAGCAGTAACTGAGGTCGCACGCGTACTGGTCGCGGCCGACAAGTTCAAGGGTTCGCTCACGGCCGTACAGGTCGCGGAGCGGGTCACGGCCGGCCTGCGACAGGTCGTCCCGGAGCTCGAAGTGGAGACACTGCCCGTCGCGGACGGCGGCGACGGCACCGTCGCGGCCGCGGTCGCGGCCGGGTTCGAGCGCCATGAGGTCACCGTGACCGGGCCGCTCGGCGAGCCCGTCACAGCGGCGTTCGCGCTGCGCGGGACCACGGCGGTGGTGGAGATGGCGGAGGCCTCCGGCCTCCAGCTCCTGCCGGCCGGAGTCTTCGCGCCGCTCACCGCCACGACCTACGGCTCCGGCGAGCTGCTGCGCGCGGCCCTCGACGCCGGTGCCGACACGATCGTCTTCGGCGTGGGCGGCAGCGCCACCACGGACGGCGGCGCCGGCATGCTCGCCGCGCTCGGCGCGGTCTTCCTGGACGCGGACGGCGCCCCGGTCGGCCCCGGCGGCGGCGCCCTCGCGGGCCTGGCCTCCGCCGACCTGTCCGGAGTCGACCCCCGCTTCGCCGCCGTGGACCTGGTCCTCGCCAGCGACGTGGACAACCCGCTGACCGGTCCGAAGGGCTGCGCCGCGGTGTACGGCCCGCAGAAGGGCGCCACCCCGGAGGACGTGGCCGCCCTCGACGCGGCCCTCGCGCACTACGCGCGGATCCTGGAGAAGGCCATCGGCCCCAAGGCCGCCGAGCTGGCCGCCTCCCCGGGCGCCGGCGGCGCCGGCGGCATCGGCTACGGTGCCCTGCTCCTCGACGCGAGCTTCCGTCCCGGCATCGAGCTGATGCTGGAGGTGCTGGGCTTCGCCCCGGCCCTGGAGCGCGCCACCCTCGTCATCACCGGCGAGGGCTCTCTCGACGAGCAGACCCTGCACGGCAAGGCCCCGGCGGGCGTCGCCGCGGCGGCCCGGGCGGCGGGCAAGGAGGTCGTCGCGGTCTGCGGGCGGCTCGCCCTGCCTCCCGAGGCCCTGGGGTCCGCCGGGATCCGGCGCGCCTACCCGCTGACCGACCTGGAGCCGGAGCCCGCGAAGTCCATGGCCGACGCGGGACCGCTCCTGGAACGGGTCGCGGCGAACATCGCACGGGACTTCCTCCGCTAG
- a CDS encoding GNAT family N-acetyltransferase encodes MNARIDSIRPLTAEDVLQEAPDGLAELLVDAVAGGASIGFLAPLDAAEAAAWWAAVAGTRAVWAAYGPEGEVLGAVTLVRDDKANGRHRGEIARLVVHRAARGRGLGPRLLATAEAHAAATGLTLLVLDTETGSPAERLYRAAGWTEAGTIPDFAAAPDGTLRATTLFYKRLG; translated from the coding sequence ATGAACGCACGTATCGACAGCATCCGGCCACTGACCGCCGAGGATGTCCTCCAGGAGGCCCCTGACGGGCTCGCGGAGCTCCTGGTGGACGCGGTGGCCGGCGGGGCCTCCATCGGCTTCCTGGCGCCCCTGGACGCCGCGGAGGCCGCCGCCTGGTGGGCCGCGGTGGCCGGCACCCGGGCGGTCTGGGCGGCGTACGGCCCGGAGGGCGAGGTGCTCGGGGCCGTCACCCTGGTCCGGGACGACAAGGCCAACGGGCGGCACCGCGGCGAGATCGCCAGGCTGGTGGTGCACCGCGCGGCCCGCGGCCGGGGCCTCGGGCCGCGGCTCCTGGCCACCGCCGAGGCCCACGCGGCCGCCACCGGGCTCACCCTGCTGGTCCTCGACACCGAGACGGGCAGCCCCGCCGAGCGCCTCTACCGGGCGGCGGGCTGGACCGAGGCGGGCACGATCCCGGACTTCGCCGCCGCCCCGGACGGCACGCTCCGGGCCACCACCCTCTTCTACAAGCGGCTGGGCTGA
- the pssA gene encoding CDP-diacylglycerol--serine O-phosphatidyltransferase, producing the protein MIDPDTRAADWVADAEAEAAEDAEEMPLSLRLSIADALTLGNATCGFMAVYFTTTGILIPHLTGSSETGMARNSAATAVILMLAAAIFDLFDGIVARKLRSSPMGAELDNLSDLISFGLAPAYFVLVYGMVADDAQQKVSALAAIVVLLAVVLRLARFSCVTMKDGMFQGMPSPFGALTVVSIILLELPFIPTLLAIIGVAWLMVSRVEYPKPRGVLAVAMLSWIVGAMAMLAAWAFDAPGGAFLLQTGCALQVVLGAVIPLFATARRVNTFRDNRRESREARQAQAAQLP; encoded by the coding sequence GTGATTGATCCCGACACACGGGCGGCCGACTGGGTCGCCGACGCGGAGGCGGAGGCCGCCGAGGACGCCGAGGAGATGCCGCTGTCGCTGAGGCTGTCCATAGCGGACGCCCTCACGCTCGGTAACGCCACGTGCGGCTTCATGGCGGTGTACTTCACCACCACCGGCATCCTCATCCCGCACCTGACCGGCAGCAGCGAGACCGGCATGGCGCGCAACAGCGCCGCCACCGCCGTGATCCTGATGCTGGCCGCGGCGATCTTCGACCTCTTCGACGGCATCGTGGCGCGCAAGCTCCGCAGCTCGCCGATGGGCGCCGAGCTCGACAACCTGTCGGACCTGATCAGCTTCGGCCTCGCCCCGGCCTACTTCGTGCTCGTGTACGGGATGGTCGCGGACGACGCGCAGCAGAAGGTCTCGGCGCTCGCCGCGATCGTGGTGCTGCTCGCGGTGGTGCTGAGACTCGCCCGGTTCTCCTGCGTGACGATGAAGGACGGCATGTTCCAGGGCATGCCGAGCCCCTTCGGCGCGCTGACCGTCGTGTCGATCATCCTGCTGGAGCTGCCGTTCATCCCGACGCTGCTCGCGATCATCGGGGTCGCCTGGCTGATGGTGAGCCGGGTCGAGTACCCGAAGCCGCGGGGCGTCCTCGCGGTGGCGATGCTCAGCTGGATCGTCGGCGCGATGGCGATGCTCGCGGCGTGGGCGTTCGACGCACCGGGCGGAGCCTTCCTGCTCCAGACCGGCTGCGCACTGCAGGTGGTGCTGGGCGCCGTGATCCCCCTCTTCGCGACGGCCCGGCGAGTGAACACCTTCCGCGACAACCGGCGTGAGAGCCGGGAGGCGCGGCAGGCGCAGGCGGCGCAGCTGCCGTAG
- a CDS encoding phosphatidylserine decarboxylase — protein MPHSQTSAPRDSRKGVRIARGASPWLLPTVATAALSLARSRKSKRAAAIAVPTTALAAGMLWFFRDPEREIAQGRVISPADGVVQSIMPWKDGRTRVAIFMSPLNVHVNRAPLAGTVTSVEHVPGGFVPAFNKESENNERVVWHFDTELGDIEMVQIAGAVARRIVPYIPQGTKVEQGDRIGLIRFGSRVDIYLPEGVEVAVEVGQTTTAGVTRIDRD, from the coding sequence ATGCCCCACAGCCAAACCTCTGCACCTCGCGACAGCCGCAAGGGCGTTCGCATCGCACGCGGAGCATCGCCGTGGCTTCTGCCGACCGTCGCCACCGCGGCGCTCAGCCTCGCGCGCTCCCGCAAGTCGAAGCGCGCCGCGGCGATCGCCGTGCCGACCACCGCTCTCGCGGCCGGCATGCTGTGGTTCTTCCGCGACCCCGAGCGCGAGATCGCTCAGGGCCGGGTCATCTCGCCCGCCGACGGCGTGGTGCAGAGCATCATGCCGTGGAAGGACGGGCGCACCCGCGTCGCCATCTTCATGAGCCCGCTGAACGTCCACGTCAACCGGGCGCCGCTGGCCGGCACGGTGACGTCCGTGGAGCACGTCCCCGGCGGCTTCGTGCCGGCGTTCAACAAGGAGAGCGAGAACAACGAGCGCGTTGTCTGGCACTTCGACACCGAGCTCGGCGACATCGAGATGGTCCAGATCGCGGGTGCCGTCGCCCGGCGCATCGTGCCGTACATCCCCCAGGGGACGAAGGTCGAGCAGGGTGACCGCATCGGTCTGATCCGCTTCGGGTCGCGCGTCGACATCTACCTTCCGGAGGGTGTCGAGGTCGCCGTCGAGGTCGGACAGACCACGACCGCGGGGGTGACTCGCATTGACCGTGATTGA
- a CDS encoding acyl-CoA dehydrogenase family protein encodes MARLAQTHGLTDVQQEILATVRDFVDKEIIPVATELEHRDEYPQQIVDGLKELGVFGLMIPEEYGGLGESLLTYALCVEEIARGWMSVSGIINTHFIVAYMLKQHGTQEQKDYFLPRMAAGETRGAFSMSEPGLGSDVSAITSKAVRDGDEYVLNGQKMWLTNGGTSTLVAVLVRSDEGHPEGTAPHKSMTTFLVEKEPGFGEVRPGLTIPGKIEKMGYKGVDTTELIMDGLRIPANRVLGGETGRGFYQMMDGVEVGRVNVAARGCGVAQRAFELGVQYAQQRHTFGKPIAQHQAIQFKLAEMATKVEAAHAMMVNAARKKDSGERNDLEAGMAKYLASEYCKEVVEDAFRIHGGYGFSKEYEIERLYREAPMLLIGEGTAEIQKMIIGRRLLEEYRFQG; translated from the coding sequence ATGGCGCGACTCGCCCAGACCCACGGTCTGACCGACGTCCAGCAGGAGATCCTCGCCACCGTCCGGGACTTCGTCGACAAGGAGATCATCCCGGTCGCGACGGAGCTGGAGCACCGTGACGAGTACCCCCAGCAGATCGTCGACGGGCTCAAGGAGCTCGGCGTCTTCGGTCTGATGATCCCCGAGGAGTACGGGGGCCTGGGTGAGTCGCTGCTCACCTACGCGCTGTGCGTGGAGGAGATCGCGCGCGGCTGGATGTCGGTCTCCGGCATCATCAACACCCACTTCATCGTGGCGTACATGCTCAAGCAGCACGGCACCCAGGAGCAGAAGGACTACTTCCTCCCGCGGATGGCCGCCGGCGAGACGCGGGGCGCGTTCTCGATGTCGGAGCCGGGCCTGGGCTCGGACGTGTCGGCGATCACGTCCAAGGCGGTCAGGGACGGCGACGAGTACGTCCTCAACGGCCAGAAGATGTGGCTGACGAACGGCGGCACGTCAACGCTGGTCGCCGTTCTCGTCCGAAGTGACGAAGGACACCCCGAGGGGACGGCCCCCCACAAGTCGATGACGACCTTCCTCGTCGAGAAGGAGCCCGGATTCGGAGAGGTCCGGCCCGGACTCACCATTCCCGGCAAGATCGAGAAGATGGGTTACAAGGGCGTCGACACGACCGAACTCATCATGGACGGACTGCGCATTCCGGCCAATCGGGTCCTCGGCGGCGAGACCGGACGAGGGTTTTACCAAATGATGGACGGCGTGGAGGTCGGCCGCGTCAACGTGGCGGCCCGTGGTTGCGGCGTCGCGCAGCGTGCTTTCGAACTCGGCGTCCAGTATGCCCAGCAGCGTCATACTTTCGGTAAGCCGATCGCCCAGCACCAGGCGATTCAGTTCAAGCTGGCCGAGATGGCTACCAAGGTCGAGGCCGCTCATGCGATGATGGTGAACGCAGCACGCAAAAAGGACTCCGGGGAACGAAACGACCTCGAAGCGGGGATGGCGAAGTACCTCGCCTCCGAATACTGCAAGGAGGTCGTCGAGGATGCGTTCCGCATTCACGGTGGCTACGGGTTCTCGAAGGAGTACGAGATCGAGCGCCTCTACCGCGAGGCCCCGATGCTGCTCATCGGTGAAGGTACCGCCGAGATCCAGAAAATGATCATTGGCCGCCGCCTCCTGGAGGAGTACCGATTCCAGGGCTGA
- a CDS encoding MaoC family dehydratase, with product MQFGRTYEEFEIGAVYKHWPGKTVTEYDDHLFCLLTMNHHPLHMDVNYAENTTDFKRNVVVGNYIYSLLLGMSVPDVSGKAIANLEIESLRHVAPTFHGDTIYGETTVLDKTPSKSKTDRGIVYVETKGYKQDGTLVCVFRRKVMVPTAEYIEARGGEQPGRPQLKEQGK from the coding sequence ATGCAGTTCGGCCGCACCTACGAAGAATTCGAGATCGGCGCCGTCTACAAGCACTGGCCCGGGAAGACGGTCACCGAGTACGACGACCATCTCTTCTGCCTGCTGACGATGAACCACCATCCGCTGCACATGGACGTGAATTACGCGGAGAACACGACCGATTTCAAGCGGAACGTCGTCGTCGGCAACTACATCTACTCGCTGCTGCTCGGCATGTCCGTCCCGGACGTCTCGGGCAAGGCGATCGCCAACCTGGAGATCGAGTCGCTGCGCCACGTCGCGCCGACCTTCCACGGCGACACGATCTACGGCGAGACGACCGTCCTGGACAAGACGCCGTCGAAGTCGAAGACCGACCGGGGCATCGTCTACGTCGAGACCAAGGGCTACAAGCAGGACGGCACCCTGGTGTGCGTCTTCCGCCGCAAGGTGATGGTCCCGACCGCCGAGTACATCGAAGCGCGCGGCGGCGAGCAGCCCGGCCGCCCCCAGCTCAAGGAACAGGGGAAGTAG
- a CDS encoding HpcH/HpaI aldolase/citrate lyase family protein yields the protein MTSTPVNRLRPRRSCLAVPGSNPRFLEKAQGLAADQVFLDLEDACAPLAKPEARHTIVKFLNEGDWTGKTRVVRVNDWTTHWTYRDVVTVVEGAGQNLDCIMLPKVQNAEQIVALDLLLTQIEKTMGFEVGKIGIEAQIENAQGLTQVNAIAQASQRVETIIFGPADFMASINMKSLVVGEQPPGYPADAYHHILMSILMAARANNLQAIDGPYLQIRNQEGYRAVAQRAAALGFDGKWVLHPDQVAAANEIFSPAQEDFDHAELILDAYDYYTSEAGGKKGSAMLGDEMIDEASRKMALVISGKGRAAGMQRTTKFEIPEA from the coding sequence ATGACCAGCACGCCCGTGAACCGGCTGCGCCCCCGTCGCTCCTGCCTCGCGGTGCCCGGCTCGAACCCGCGCTTCCTGGAGAAGGCCCAGGGGCTCGCGGCCGACCAGGTCTTCCTCGACCTGGAGGACGCCTGCGCGCCGCTGGCCAAGCCCGAGGCCCGGCACACCATCGTGAAGTTCCTCAACGAGGGCGACTGGACCGGCAAGACCCGGGTCGTGCGCGTCAACGACTGGACGACCCACTGGACCTACCGGGACGTCGTCACGGTCGTCGAGGGCGCCGGCCAGAACCTCGACTGCATCATGCTGCCGAAGGTCCAGAACGCCGAGCAGATCGTCGCGCTCGACCTGCTGCTCACCCAGATCGAGAAGACCATGGGCTTCGAGGTCGGCAAGATCGGCATCGAGGCGCAGATCGAGAACGCCCAGGGCCTCACCCAGGTCAACGCGATCGCCCAGGCCTCGCAGCGCGTGGAGACCATCATCTTCGGCCCGGCCGACTTCATGGCCTCCATCAACATGAAGTCCCTGGTCGTCGGCGAGCAGCCGCCCGGCTACCCGGCGGACGCGTACCACCACATCCTGATGAGCATCCTGATGGCCGCCCGCGCCAACAACCTGCAGGCGATCGACGGCCCGTACCTCCAGATCCGGAACCAGGAGGGCTACCGCGCGGTCGCCCAGCGCGCCGCCGCCCTCGGCTTCGACGGCAAGTGGGTGCTGCACCCGGACCAGGTCGCCGCGGCGAACGAGATCTTCTCCCCCGCGCAGGAGGACTTCGACCACGCGGAGCTGATCCTCGACGCGTACGACTACTACACGTCCGAGGCCGGCGGGAAGAAGGGCTCGGCCATGCTCGGCGACGAGATGATCGACGAGGCCTCCCGCAAGATGGCCCTGGTCATCTCCGGCAAGGGCCGGGCCGCCGGAATGCAGCGCACCACCAAGTTCGAGATCCCGGAGGCCTGA
- a CDS encoding protein meaA: MTERQKDRPWLMRTYAGHSTAEASNELYRRNLAKGQTGLSVAFDLPTQTGYDPDHILARGEVGRVGVPVSHLGDMRRLFQDIPLEQMNTSMTINATAMWLLALYQVVAEEQGADITKLQGTTQNDIVKEYLSRGTHVFPPGPSLRLTTDMICYTVNHIPKWNPINICSYHLQEAGATPVQEIAYAMSTAIAVLDAVRDSGQVPEERFGEVVARISFFVNAGVRFIEEMCKMRAFGRIWDTITRERYGIEDAKQRRFRYGVQVNSLGLTEAQPENNVQRIVLEMLAVTLSKDARARAVQLPAWNEALGLPRPWDQQWSLRIQQVLAHESDLLEYEDIFAGSHVIEAKVESLVAECLAEIERIQEMGGAMAAVESGYLKAQLVSSHAERRARIESGEEKIIGVNIFETTEPNPLTSDLDTAIQTVDPAVEARVVAALGRWRAERQESTDRQGNGDPFVFPTTQQALEQLKEAAKGTGNLMEATLECARAGVTTGEWSGALREVFGEFRAPTGVSSAPVAVPAEAGSPLAEVRRKVDRTAEDMGVGKLRFLVGKPGLDGHSNGAEQIAVRARDAGFEVVYQGIRLTPEQIVDAALEEDVHAVGLSILSGSHAQLVPDVLDRLKVAGAADIPVVVGGIIPNADAEELRAAGVAAVFTPKDFGITGIIGRIVDEIRKANKLDPLEVPA; this comes from the coding sequence ATGACAGAGCGTCAGAAGGACCGGCCGTGGCTCATGCGGACCTACGCCGGCCACTCGACCGCCGAGGCGTCGAACGAGCTCTACCGGCGGAACCTCGCCAAGGGCCAGACCGGCCTCTCGGTCGCGTTCGACCTGCCCACGCAGACCGGCTACGACCCCGACCACATCCTCGCCCGCGGCGAGGTCGGCCGGGTCGGGGTGCCCGTCTCGCACCTCGGTGACATGCGGCGGCTGTTCCAGGACATCCCCCTGGAGCAGATGAACACCTCGATGACCATCAACGCCACCGCGATGTGGCTGCTGGCGCTCTACCAGGTGGTGGCGGAGGAGCAGGGCGCGGACATCACCAAGCTCCAGGGCACCACCCAGAACGACATCGTGAAGGAGTACCTGTCGCGCGGGACGCACGTCTTCCCGCCCGGCCCCTCGCTCCGCCTCACGACGGACATGATCTGCTACACGGTCAACCACATCCCGAAGTGGAACCCGATCAACATCTGCAGCTACCACCTGCAGGAGGCGGGAGCCACTCCGGTCCAGGAGATCGCGTACGCGATGTCCACGGCGATCGCCGTCCTCGACGCCGTCCGCGACTCGGGGCAGGTCCCCGAGGAGCGGTTCGGCGAGGTCGTCGCCCGCATCTCCTTCTTCGTCAACGCCGGGGTCCGGTTCATCGAGGAGATGTGCAAGATGCGCGCCTTCGGCCGCATCTGGGACACAATCACCCGCGAGCGGTACGGCATCGAGGACGCCAAGCAGCGCCGCTTCCGCTACGGCGTGCAGGTCAACTCGCTGGGCCTGACCGAGGCCCAGCCGGAGAACAACGTCCAGCGCATCGTCCTGGAGATGCTGGCCGTCACCCTCTCCAAGGACGCCCGCGCCCGCGCGGTGCAGCTGCCCGCCTGGAACGAGGCGCTCGGCCTGCCGCGCCCCTGGGACCAGCAGTGGTCGCTGCGCATCCAGCAGGTCCTCGCCCACGAGTCCGACCTGCTGGAGTACGAGGACATCTTCGCCGGCTCGCACGTCATCGAGGCCAAGGTGGAGTCCCTGGTCGCCGAGTGCCTGGCCGAGATCGAGCGGATCCAGGAGATGGGCGGCGCCATGGCCGCCGTCGAGTCCGGCTACCTCAAGGCCCAGCTGGTCTCCTCGCACGCCGAGCGGCGCGCCCGCATCGAGTCGGGCGAGGAGAAGATCATCGGCGTCAACATCTTCGAGACGACCGAGCCCAACCCGCTCACCTCCGACCTGGACACCGCGATCCAGACGGTCGACCCGGCCGTCGAGGCCCGGGTCGTGGCCGCCCTCGGCCGCTGGCGCGCCGAGCGCCAGGAGTCCACGGACCGGCAGGGCAACGGCGACCCCTTCGTCTTCCCCACCACCCAGCAGGCCCTGGAGCAGCTCAAGGAGGCCGCGAAGGGCACCGGGAACCTGATGGAGGCGACCCTGGAGTGCGCCAGGGCCGGCGTCACCACGGGCGAGTGGTCCGGGGCGCTGCGCGAGGTCTTCGGCGAGTTCCGGGCCCCGACCGGCGTCTCCTCCGCCCCGGTGGCCGTCCCGGCCGAGGCGGGCTCCCCGCTGGCCGAGGTGCGCCGCAAGGTGGACCGCACGGCCGAGGACATGGGCGTCGGCAAGCTGCGCTTCCTGGTCGGCAAGCCGGGCCTGGACGGGCACTCCAACGGCGCCGAGCAGATCGCCGTGCGGGCCCGCGACGCCGGCTTCGAGGTGGTCTACCAGGGCATCCGGCTCACCCCGGAGCAGATCGTGGACGCGGCCCTGGAGGAGGACGTGCACGCCGTCGGCCTGTCGATCCTCTCCGGCTCGCACGCCCAGCTCGTGCCGGACGTCCTGGACCGCCTCAAGGTGGCCGGCGCGGCCGACATCCCGGTGGTCGTCGGCGGGATCATCCCGAACGCCGACGCCGAGGAGCTCAGGGCCGCGGGAGTGGCCGCCGTCTTCACCCCGAAGGACTTCGGTATCACCGGGATCATCGGCCGTATCGTCGACGAGATCCGGAAAGCGAACAAGCTCGACCCCCTGGAGGTTCCCGCATGA